From uncultured Roseateles sp., the proteins below share one genomic window:
- a CDS encoding tripartite tricarboxylate transporter substrate-binding protein, producing the protein MKKLLLTGIAASLCAGAALAEYPEKPITIVVPFAAGGPTDKVARDLAEVMRKSMGGQTILIDNVGGAGGTLGATKVAKAAPDGYTLLLHHIGMATAPALYRNMQYKTLDDFEYLGMVVDVPMTLIGKPSLPANNYAELAKWIDANRGKINLANAGLGSASHLCGLLYQSTVKVDMVTVPYKGTAPAMTDLLGGQVDLMCDQTTNTTSQIESGKVKAFAVTSSKRLTSHALAKLPTLDESGLKGFQVGIWHGLYAPKNTPKAVQEKLNTAMKAALKDPEFMKRQEALGSVIITDARLNGPEHKKFVEAEINRWGPVIKAAGQYAD; encoded by the coding sequence ATGAAGAAGCTTTTGTTGACCGGTATCGCCGCCAGCCTGTGCGCCGGAGCCGCGCTTGCCGAATACCCCGAGAAGCCCATCACCATCGTCGTACCCTTCGCGGCCGGCGGCCCGACCGACAAGGTCGCGCGCGACCTGGCCGAGGTGATGCGCAAGTCCATGGGCGGGCAGACCATACTGATAGACAACGTCGGTGGCGCCGGCGGAACCCTGGGTGCGACCAAGGTCGCCAAGGCCGCCCCCGATGGCTACACCCTGCTGCTGCATCACATCGGCATGGCCACTGCGCCGGCCCTGTATCGCAATATGCAGTACAAGACCTTGGACGACTTCGAGTACCTGGGCATGGTCGTGGACGTGCCCATGACCCTGATCGGCAAGCCCAGCCTGCCGGCCAACAACTACGCCGAGCTGGCCAAGTGGATAGACGCCAACCGCGGCAAGATCAATCTGGCCAATGCCGGCCTCGGCTCGGCCTCGCATCTGTGCGGCCTGCTGTATCAGAGCACCGTCAAGGTCGATATGGTGACCGTGCCCTACAAAGGCACGGCACCGGCAATGACCGACCTGCTGGGCGGCCAGGTCGATCTGATGTGCGACCAGACCACCAACACCACCTCGCAAATCGAGTCGGGCAAGGTCAAGGCCTTTGCTGTGACCAGCAGCAAGCGTCTGACCAGCCACGCGCTGGCCAAGCTGCCGACCTTGGACGAGTCGGGGCTCAAGGGCTTCCAGGTCGGCATCTGGCATGGCCTGTACGCACCGAAGAACACGCCCAAGGCGGTGCAGGAAAAGCTCAACACCGCCATGAAGGCTGCGCTGAAGGACCCTGAATTCATGAAGCGCCAGGAGGCCCTGGGCTCGGTCATCATCACCGATGCCCGCCTGAACGGCCCCGAGCACAAGAAGTTCGTCGAGGCCGAGATCAACCGCTGGGGCCCGGTGATCAAGGCGGCAGGGCAATACGCCGACTGA
- a CDS encoding AMP-binding protein, with protein sequence MSNFYDALESRDPALRERELMAALPQQIARAQELAPAFAELLAGIAPDSVSSRSRLAQLPVTRKHELLERQKARRAHDVFGGFSAIGWSGQVRSSGALRVFQSPGPIYEPEGRGPDYWRSARALYAAGFRHGDLVHNSFSYHLTPAGAMMESGAHAIGCSVFPGGVGNTELQLQAMSELRPHGYVGTPSFLKILLDKALEAGTALPSLRKALVSGEAFPPSLRDWLRERGVEGYQCYATADLGLIAYETPAREGLVLDEGVIVEIVRPGTGDPVAEGEVGELVITTLNPDYPLIRFGTGDLSALLPGHCPTGRSNARIKGWMGRADQSAKVRGMFVHAGQVAEITRRFAELGKARLVVSGEMANDQMQLRLEIANAPEGLAEQVAQAMRDITKLRGEVVFVAPGSLPNDGKVIEDARKYD encoded by the coding sequence ATGAGCAACTTTTACGACGCCCTGGAATCGCGCGACCCGGCGCTGCGCGAGCGCGAGTTGATGGCGGCACTGCCGCAGCAGATTGCGCGGGCGCAGGAGCTGGCCCCGGCCTTTGCCGAATTGCTGGCCGGCATCGCCCCCGACAGCGTCAGCAGCCGCAGCCGGCTCGCCCAACTGCCGGTGACGCGCAAGCACGAGCTGCTGGAGCGCCAGAAGGCCCGGCGCGCGCACGACGTGTTCGGCGGCTTCTCGGCCATAGGCTGGAGCGGCCAGGTGCGCAGCAGCGGCGCCCTGCGCGTGTTCCAGTCCCCCGGGCCCATCTATGAACCCGAGGGCCGCGGCCCCGACTACTGGCGCTCGGCGCGGGCGCTGTATGCGGCCGGCTTTCGCCATGGCGATCTGGTGCACAACAGCTTCAGCTACCACCTGACGCCGGCCGGCGCGATGATGGAAAGCGGCGCCCACGCGATCGGCTGCAGTGTCTTCCCCGGCGGCGTAGGCAACACCGAGCTGCAGCTGCAGGCGATGAGCGAGCTGCGCCCGCATGGCTATGTGGGCACGCCCAGCTTTCTGAAGATCCTGCTCGACAAGGCTCTAGAGGCCGGCACCGCCCTGCCCTCGCTGCGCAAGGCCCTGGTCAGCGGAGAGGCTTTTCCGCCCTCCTTGCGTGACTGGCTGCGCGAGCGTGGCGTCGAGGGCTATCAGTGTTATGCCACGGCCGATCTGGGCCTGATCGCCTACGAAACCCCGGCTCGAGAAGGCCTGGTGCTGGACGAGGGCGTGATCGTCGAGATCGTGCGCCCGGGCACCGGTGACCCGGTCGCCGAGGGCGAGGTCGGCGAGCTGGTCATCACCACCCTGAACCCCGACTACCCGCTGATACGCTTCGGCACCGGCGACCTCAGCGCCCTGCTGCCCGGCCACTGCCCGACCGGCCGCAGCAATGCGCGCATCAAGGGCTGGATGGGTCGCGCCGACCAGAGCGCCAAGGTGCGCGGCATGTTCGTGCACGCCGGCCAGGTGGCCGAGATCACACGCCGTTTCGCCGAGCTGGGTAAGGCGCGCCTGGTGGTCAGCGGCGAGATGGCCAATGACCAGATGCAGCTGCGGCTGGAGATCGCCAACGCCCCCGAGGGCCTGGCCGAGCAGGTGGCCCAGGCCATGCGCGACATCACCAAGCTGCGCGGCGAGGTGGTCTTCGTCGCACCTGGCAGCCTGCCCAATGACGGCAAGGTGATCGAGGACGCCCGCAAATACGACTGA
- a CDS encoding ABC transporter ATP-binding protein, whose product MTTPNILLNVNGIEVIYNHVILVLKGVSLQVPEGKVVALLGGNGAGKTTTLRAVSNLLRAERGAVTKGSIELRGERIEALSTSDMVNRGVIQVMEGRHCFAHLSIEDNLMTGAYTRRDGKAAVAETLEKVYNYFPRLKTRRSSQAAYTSGGEQQMCAIGRALMANPKMVLLDEPSMGLAPQIVEEVFEIVKDLNTKEQVTFLLAEQNTNIALRYADYGYILENGRIVMDGEAKALRENEDVKEFYLGMGGGDRKSFKDVKSYKRRKRWLA is encoded by the coding sequence ATGACCACACCCAACATCCTTCTCAACGTCAATGGCATCGAGGTCATCTACAACCATGTGATCCTGGTGCTCAAGGGCGTGTCGCTGCAGGTGCCCGAGGGCAAGGTCGTGGCCCTGCTGGGCGGCAATGGCGCCGGCAAGACCACCACCCTGCGCGCGGTCAGCAATCTGCTGCGCGCCGAACGCGGTGCGGTGACCAAGGGCTCCATCGAGTTGCGCGGCGAGCGCATCGAAGCGCTGTCCACCTCGGACATGGTCAACCGCGGAGTGATCCAGGTGATGGAGGGGCGGCACTGCTTCGCCCATCTGTCGATCGAAGACAACCTGATGACCGGCGCCTACACCCGCCGCGACGGCAAGGCCGCCGTGGCCGAGACGCTGGAGAAGGTCTACAACTACTTCCCCCGCCTGAAGACGCGCCGCAGCTCGCAGGCCGCCTACACCTCGGGCGGCGAGCAGCAGATGTGCGCCATCGGCCGCGCGCTGATGGCCAATCCGAAGATGGTCTTGCTGGACGAGCCCTCGATGGGCCTGGCGCCGCAGATCGTCGAGGAGGTGTTCGAGATCGTCAAGGATCTGAACACCAAGGAGCAGGTCACCTTCCTGCTGGCCGAGCAGAACACCAATATCGCGCTGCGCTATGCCGACTACGGCTACATCCTCGAGAACGGCCGCATCGTCATGGACGGCGAGGCCAAGGCGCTGCGCGAGAACGAGGATGTGAAGGAGTTCTACCTGGGCATGGGCGGCGGCGACCGCAAGAGCTTCAAGGACGTGAAGAGCTACAAGCGCAGAAAGCGCTGGCTGGCTTGA
- a CDS encoding ABC transporter substrate-binding protein: MKLKSLIKGAALAALSLSSLLTAPAALAQAKEQFFPLLVYRTGPYAPNGVPWANGKQDYIKLINARDGGINGVKISYEECETGYATDRGVECYERLKGKGASLIDPQATGITFALTEKAPADKIPLVTLGYGLSASQDGGVFKWNFPLMGSYWTAADILIQYIGKKEGGLDKLKGKKIALVYHDSPFGKEPMPLLEERSKTHGFELLKIPVTAPGVEQKSAWLQVRQQRPDYVLLWGWGVMNSTALKEAQATGYPRDKMYGVWWAGAEPDVKDVGEGAKGYNALALNTSGQSPKVIQDILKYVHDKGQGTGPKDEVGSVLYTRGLIIQMLGVEAVRRAQERFGKGKVMTGEQVRWGLENLALDQKKLDSLGLAGVMRPLSTSCVDHMGSVTARVHTWDGAKWNFSSDFISADEQIIKPMVKSAAEKYASDKKLTRRTPEDCQS, translated from the coding sequence ATGAAGTTGAAGTCACTGATAAAAGGCGCGGCCCTTGCGGCCCTAAGCCTGTCCAGCCTGCTCACCGCCCCGGCGGCCCTGGCACAAGCCAAGGAGCAGTTCTTCCCGCTGCTGGTGTACCGCACCGGGCCCTATGCACCGAATGGCGTGCCCTGGGCCAATGGCAAGCAGGACTACATCAAGCTGATCAACGCCCGTGATGGCGGCATCAACGGCGTGAAGATCAGCTACGAAGAATGCGAGACCGGCTACGCCACCGACCGCGGCGTCGAATGCTATGAGCGGCTGAAGGGCAAGGGCGCGTCCTTGATCGACCCGCAGGCCACCGGCATCACCTTCGCGCTGACCGAGAAGGCACCGGCCGACAAGATCCCGCTGGTGACGCTGGGCTATGGCCTGTCCGCCTCGCAGGACGGCGGCGTGTTCAAGTGGAACTTCCCGCTGATGGGCAGCTACTGGACGGCGGCCGACATCCTGATCCAGTACATCGGCAAGAAGGAAGGCGGGCTGGACAAGCTCAAGGGCAAGAAGATCGCCCTGGTCTATCACGACAGCCCCTTCGGCAAGGAGCCGATGCCGCTGCTGGAAGAACGCTCCAAGACCCATGGCTTCGAGTTGTTGAAGATCCCCGTCACGGCACCCGGCGTCGAGCAGAAGTCGGCCTGGTTGCAGGTGCGCCAGCAGCGGCCCGACTATGTGCTGCTGTGGGGCTGGGGCGTGATGAACTCCACCGCCCTGAAGGAAGCACAGGCCACCGGCTATCCGCGCGACAAGATGTATGGCGTGTGGTGGGCCGGTGCCGAACCCGATGTGAAAGACGTCGGCGAAGGCGCCAAGGGCTATAACGCGCTGGCGCTGAACACCTCCGGCCAGAGCCCGAAGGTGATACAGGACATCCTCAAGTACGTGCATGACAAGGGCCAGGGCACGGGCCCGAAGGATGAAGTCGGCTCGGTGCTCTACACCCGCGGCCTGATCATCCAGATGCTCGGTGTGGAGGCGGTGCGCCGCGCGCAGGAGCGCTTCGGCAAGGGCAAGGTCATGACCGGCGAACAGGTGCGCTGGGGTCTGGAAAACCTGGCGCTGGACCAGAAGAAGCTGGACTCGCTGGGCCTGGCCGGCGTGATGCGTCCGCTGTCCACCTCCTGCGTGGACCACATGGGCTCGGTCACGGCCCGCGTGCACACCTGGGATGGGGCGAAGTGGAACTTCAGCTCCGACTTCATCTCGGCCGATGAGCAAATCATCAAGCCCATGGTCAAGTCGGCGGCCGAGAAGTACGCCAGCGACAAGAAGCTGACCCGTCGCACCCCTGAGGACTGCCAGTCCTGA
- a CDS encoding branched-chain amino acid ABC transporter permease, whose protein sequence is MFYRENGQFKTSYKADEQIFPIRQDRIAIALLLAIAFIAVPLLAPEYLFRAILIPFVILSLAAIGLNILVGYCGQISLGTGAFMAVGAYAAYNFQVRIEGMPLVLSLLLGGACSTLVGVLFGIPSLRIKGLYLAVATLAAQFFVDWSFLRIKWFTHDSSSGSVSVSGLQVLGIPIESPVQKYLFCLTLVTVFALMAKNLVRGAIGREWMAMRDMDVAAAVIGIRPVYAKLTAFAVSSFIVGVAGGLWGFVHLGSWEPAAFSIDRSFQLLFMVIIGGLGSIMGSFFGAAFIVILPIFLNQLPAWLNIPMSTATASHLESMIFGALIVFFLIVEPHGLARLWSIAKEKLRLWPFPH, encoded by the coding sequence ATGTTCTACAGAGAAAACGGCCAGTTCAAGACGAGCTACAAGGCCGACGAGCAGATCTTCCCGATCCGGCAGGACCGCATCGCCATCGCGCTGCTGCTGGCCATTGCCTTCATCGCCGTGCCGCTGCTGGCACCCGAGTACCTGTTCCGCGCCATCCTGATTCCGTTCGTGATCCTGTCGCTGGCTGCCATCGGTCTGAACATCCTGGTCGGCTACTGCGGCCAGATCTCGCTGGGCACCGGCGCCTTCATGGCGGTGGGCGCCTACGCGGCCTACAACTTCCAGGTGCGCATCGAGGGCATGCCGCTGGTGCTGTCGCTGCTGCTGGGCGGCGCCTGCTCCACCCTGGTGGGCGTGCTGTTCGGCATTCCGTCGCTGCGCATCAAGGGCCTGTACCTGGCGGTGGCCACCTTGGCGGCGCAGTTCTTCGTCGACTGGAGCTTTCTGCGCATCAAGTGGTTCACCCACGACTCCTCCTCGGGCTCGGTCAGCGTGTCGGGCCTGCAGGTGCTGGGCATCCCTATCGAATCGCCGGTGCAGAAGTATCTGTTCTGCCTGACCCTGGTGACAGTGTTCGCGCTGATGGCCAAGAATCTGGTGCGCGGTGCCATCGGCCGTGAATGGATGGCCATGCGTGACATGGACGTGGCCGCCGCCGTGATCGGCATACGCCCGGTCTACGCCAAGCTGACCGCCTTTGCCGTCAGCAGCTTCATCGTCGGCGTGGCCGGCGGACTGTGGGGCTTTGTGCACCTGGGCTCCTGGGAGCCGGCGGCCTTCTCGATCGACCGCTCCTTCCAGCTGCTGTTCATGGTCATCATCGGCGGCCTCGGTTCCATCATGGGCAGCTTCTTCGGCGCGGCCTTCATCGTCATCCTGCCCATCTTCCTGAACCAGCTGCCGGCCTGGCTGAACATCCCGATGTCCACCGCCACGGCCTCGCATCTGGAGTCGATGATTTTCGGCGCACTGATCGTGTTCTTCCTGATCGTCGAGCCGCACGGCCTGGCCCGGCTGTGGTCCATCGCCAAAGAGAAGTTGCGGCTGTGGCCCTTCCCGCACTGA
- a CDS encoding branched-chain amino acid ABC transporter permease: MAFFLEALIGGLMAGMLYSLIALGFVLIYKASGVFNFAQGAMVLFAALAMARFSEWIPHWFGFDNKILANVLGFAAAALCMMVVAWAMERWVLGKLVNQEGITLLMATLGASYFLDGTGQMIFGSDIYKIDVGMPKDPVFLLESVFQGGVLVNKEDVYAALIAAALVAVLALFFQKTSTGRALRAVADDHQAAQSIGIPLNRIWIIVWSVAGLVALVAGIIWGSKLGVQFSLQLVALKALPVVILGGLTSVPGAIIGGLIIGVGEKLSEIYIGPYMGGGIEIWFAYVMALLFLLVRPQGLFGEKIIDRV, encoded by the coding sequence ATGGCATTCTTTCTCGAAGCATTGATAGGCGGCCTGATGGCCGGCATGCTGTATTCGCTGATCGCGCTGGGTTTTGTGCTGATCTACAAGGCCTCGGGCGTGTTCAATTTCGCTCAAGGAGCCATGGTGCTGTTCGCGGCGCTGGCGATGGCCCGCTTCTCGGAGTGGATCCCGCATTGGTTCGGTTTCGACAACAAGATACTGGCCAATGTGCTGGGCTTTGCCGCCGCGGCCCTGTGCATGATGGTCGTCGCCTGGGCGATGGAGCGCTGGGTGCTGGGCAAGCTGGTCAACCAGGAGGGCATCACCCTCCTGATGGCCACGCTCGGAGCCAGCTACTTCCTCGACGGCACCGGCCAGATGATCTTCGGCAGCGACATCTACAAGATCGATGTCGGCATGCCCAAGGACCCGGTGTTCCTGCTGGAAAGCGTATTCCAGGGTGGCGTGCTGGTGAACAAGGAAGACGTTTACGCGGCCTTGATTGCTGCGGCCCTGGTCGCCGTGCTGGCGCTGTTCTTCCAGAAGACCTCGACCGGCCGCGCCCTGCGCGCGGTGGCCGACGACCACCAGGCCGCCCAGTCGATAGGCATTCCGCTGAACCGCATCTGGATCATTGTCTGGTCGGTCGCGGGCCTCGTGGCCCTGGTCGCCGGCATCATCTGGGGCAGCAAGCTCGGCGTGCAGTTCTCGCTGCAGCTGGTCGCCCTGAAGGCGCTGCCGGTGGTGATTCTCGGCGGCCTGACCTCGGTGCCCGGCGCCATCATCGGCGGGCTGATCATCGGCGTCGGCGAGAAGCTGTCGGAGATCTATATCGGCCCTTACATGGGTGGCGGCATCGAGATCTGGTTTGCCTACGTGATGGCCCTGCTGTTTCTGCTCGTCAGACCGCAGGGGCTCTTTGGCGAAAAAATCATCGACCGCGTCTGA
- a CDS encoding ABC transporter ATP-binding protein, with amino-acid sequence MSGKKIGEVILDVQNISLRFGGVKALTDISFNVREHEIRAIIGPNGAGKSSMLNCINGVYAPQEGAISFKGQTFHHMNSRQVAEMGVARTFQNLALFKGMSVVDNIMTGRNLKMKSNIFQQALRFGAAQREESEQRLVVERIIDFLEIQPYRKTAVGKMPYGLQKRVDLGRALAMEPTVLLLDEPMAGMNVEEKQDMSRFILDVNDEFGTTIVLIEHDMGVVMDISDRVVVLDYGKKIGDGTPDEVRNNEDVISAYLGTTH; translated from the coding sequence ATGTCCGGCAAGAAAATCGGCGAGGTCATCCTCGATGTGCAGAACATCAGCCTGCGTTTCGGCGGCGTGAAGGCACTGACCGACATCAGCTTCAATGTGCGCGAGCACGAGATACGCGCCATCATCGGCCCCAACGGCGCCGGCAAGAGCTCGATGCTGAACTGCATCAACGGCGTCTACGCGCCGCAGGAAGGCGCCATCAGCTTCAAGGGCCAGACCTTCCACCACATGAATTCGCGCCAGGTGGCCGAGATGGGCGTGGCCCGCACCTTCCAGAACCTGGCGCTATTCAAGGGCATGAGCGTGGTGGACAACATCATGACCGGCCGCAACCTGAAGATGAAGAGCAATATCTTCCAGCAGGCCCTGCGCTTCGGTGCGGCCCAGCGCGAGGAAAGCGAACAGCGCCTGGTGGTCGAACGCATCATCGATTTCCTGGAAATCCAGCCCTACCGCAAGACCGCCGTCGGCAAGATGCCCTACGGCCTGCAAAAGCGGGTTGACCTGGGCCGGGCCCTTGCGATGGAGCCCACCGTGCTCTTGCTCGACGAGCCCATGGCCGGCATGAATGTGGAAGAGAAGCAGGACATGAGCCGCTTCATCCTCGATGTCAACGATGAATTCGGCACCACCATCGTCCTGATCGAACACGACATGGGCGTGGTGATGGACATCTCGGACCGCGTCGTCGTGCTCGACTACGGCAAGAAGATCGGCGACGGCACGCCCGACGAGGTGCGCAACAACGAAGACGTGATCAGTGCCTATCTCGGCACGACGCACTGA
- a CDS encoding AMP-binding protein — MSTTFPRLLLAHAAQRPNAPALREKEYGIWQALSWSQLADLVRALAHGLAQAGLQRGQHIVVVGDNRPRLSAAMLAAQSLGAIPVPLYQDAVAAEFRFPINNADIAFAVVEDQEQVDKMLELREHCPQLAHIWFDDPRGLRHYNEPGLASLDELIAAGRERLAQLPGFFDAEVQKGEGGDVAAMFFTSGTTGNPKGVVHTHNSLIDRAQAGARFDRLTSDEEVLAYLPPAWIGQNIFSYAQWIACGYIVNCPESASTVTIDLKEIGPTYYFAPPRIFEGLLTTVMIRMEDAGAIKKWLFHHFMNLARRVGPAKMDGKPVSGLDRLHYALGQLCIYGPLRNSLGLSRVRVAYTAGEAIGPDLFSFYRSIGINLKQLYGSTETAVFVCLQPDHQARADTVGVPIDGVEIKLASSGEILVKSPGLLKEYYKNPEATAEVLTAEGWYHTGDAGFIDASGHLKIIDRAKDVGRLMGGANDGAMFAPKYVENKLKFFPFIKEAVAFGDKREKVCAFINIDMEAVGNWAEKRNLPYAGYTDLAQKPEVYEMIRECIEKVNADLAQDELLAGSQISRFLVLHKELDADDGEMTRTRKVKRGFINERYQVLVDALYGGKSSQYIETQVKFEDGRTGMVAADLKIVDTKTFAPARRAA; from the coding sequence GTGTCAACGACCTTTCCAAGGCTATTGCTGGCCCATGCGGCACAGCGCCCGAACGCACCGGCCCTGCGCGAAAAGGAATACGGCATCTGGCAGGCCCTGAGCTGGTCGCAACTGGCCGATCTGGTGCGCGCGCTGGCCCATGGCCTGGCCCAGGCAGGTCTGCAGCGCGGCCAGCACATCGTGGTGGTGGGCGACAACCGGCCTCGCCTGTCCGCCGCGATGCTGGCGGCGCAATCGCTGGGCGCGATTCCGGTGCCGCTGTACCAGGACGCGGTGGCCGCCGAGTTCCGCTTCCCGATCAACAACGCCGACATCGCCTTTGCCGTGGTCGAAGACCAGGAGCAGGTCGACAAGATGCTGGAGCTGCGCGAGCACTGCCCGCAACTGGCGCACATCTGGTTCGATGATCCGCGCGGCCTGCGCCACTACAACGAACCGGGCCTCGCCTCCCTGGACGAATTGATTGCCGCCGGCCGTGAGCGCCTGGCCCAGCTGCCCGGTTTCTTCGACGCCGAGGTACAGAAGGGCGAAGGCGGCGATGTCGCTGCGATGTTCTTCACCTCGGGCACCACCGGCAACCCCAAGGGCGTGGTCCACACGCACAACAGCTTGATCGACCGCGCCCAGGCAGGCGCACGCTTTGACAGGCTGACCAGCGACGAAGAGGTGCTGGCCTATCTGCCACCGGCCTGGATTGGCCAGAACATCTTCAGCTATGCGCAGTGGATCGCCTGCGGCTACATCGTCAACTGCCCCGAGTCGGCCAGCACGGTGACCATAGACCTGAAGGAGATAGGCCCGACCTACTACTTCGCGCCGCCGCGCATCTTCGAGGGTCTGCTGACCACCGTGATGATACGGATGGAGGATGCCGGGGCGATCAAGAAATGGCTGTTCCACCATTTCATGAACCTGGCCCGGCGCGTCGGCCCGGCCAAGATGGATGGCAAGCCGGTGTCGGGTCTTGACCGCCTGCATTACGCGCTGGGCCAGCTGTGCATTTACGGCCCCTTGCGCAACTCGCTGGGCCTGAGCCGTGTGCGCGTGGCCTACACCGCCGGTGAGGCGATAGGCCCGGACCTGTTCAGCTTCTACCGCTCGATAGGCATCAATCTGAAGCAGCTCTATGGCTCGACCGAGACGGCCGTGTTCGTCTGTCTGCAGCCCGACCACCAGGCCCGCGCCGACACCGTGGGCGTGCCCATCGACGGCGTGGAAATCAAGCTGGCGTCGAGTGGCGAGATCCTCGTCAAATCGCCCGGCCTGCTGAAGGAGTACTACAAGAACCCGGAGGCCACGGCCGAGGTGCTGACCGCCGAGGGCTGGTACCACACCGGCGACGCCGGCTTCATCGATGCCTCTGGCCATCTGAAGATCATCGACCGCGCCAAGGACGTGGGTCGACTGATGGGCGGCGCCAATGACGGCGCGATGTTCGCGCCCAAGTATGTGGAGAACAAGCTGAAGTTCTTCCCCTTCATCAAGGAGGCGGTGGCCTTTGGCGACAAGCGCGAAAAGGTCTGCGCCTTCATCAATATCGATATGGAAGCGGTGGGCAACTGGGCCGAGAAACGCAACCTGCCCTATGCCGGCTACACCGATCTGGCGCAAAAGCCTGAGGTCTACGAAATGATTCGCGAGTGCATAGAGAAGGTCAACGCCGACCTGGCGCAAGACGAGCTGCTGGCCGGCAGCCAGATCAGCCGCTTCCTGGTGCTGCACAAGGAGCTCGACGCCGATGACGGCGAGATGACGCGCACCCGCAAGGTCAAGCGCGGCTTCATCAACGAGCGCTACCAGGTGCTGGTCGATGCACTGTACGGCGGCAAGAGCAGCCAGTACATCGAGACCCAGGTGAAGTTCGAGGACGGGCGCACCGGCATGGTGGCGGCCGATCTGAAGATCGTCGACACCAAGACCTTTGCACCTGCACGGAGGGCAGCCTGA
- a CDS encoding Crp/Fnr family transcriptional regulator gives MAHPPLRLRARAATGDELAQIPWLPLLERTQREAVIAQLQVADAEVGERVCRFGRPATFWFGVVDGLLKMSNDDSGGTAITFTGVPPGGWFGEGTLLKREVYRYNIQALRRSVVAGLPVETFHWLLESSIPFNRFVLNQLNERLGQFIAAREIDRMTDPDLRVARNLASLFHPTLYPGVGSLLRITQTELGYLVGLSRQRVNQALKTLQDQGLIRIEYGGLRVLDLGGLRLFHSP, from the coding sequence ATGGCCCACCCGCCACTGCGCCTGCGTGCCCGCGCCGCCACCGGCGACGAGCTGGCGCAAATCCCCTGGCTGCCGCTGCTGGAGCGCACGCAGCGCGAGGCGGTGATCGCCCAGCTGCAGGTGGCCGATGCCGAGGTGGGCGAGCGCGTCTGCCGCTTCGGCCGGCCGGCGACCTTCTGGTTCGGCGTCGTCGATGGCCTGCTGAAGATGAGCAATGACGACTCGGGTGGCACCGCCATCACCTTCACCGGCGTGCCGCCGGGCGGCTGGTTCGGCGAGGGCACCCTGCTCAAGCGCGAGGTCTATCGCTACAACATCCAGGCCTTGCGGCGCAGCGTCGTGGCCGGCCTGCCGGTCGAGACCTTCCACTGGCTGCTGGAGAGTTCGATCCCGTTCAACCGCTTCGTGCTGAACCAGCTCAACGAGCGCCTGGGCCAGTTCATTGCCGCGCGCGAGATCGACCGCATGACCGACCCCGACCTGCGCGTGGCGCGCAACCTGGCCTCGCTGTTCCACCCGACCTTGTATCCCGGCGTCGGCAGCCTGCTGCGCATCACCCAGACCGAGCTGGGCTATCTGGTGGGCCTGTCACGCCAGCGCGTCAACCAGGCGCTGAAAACGCTGCAGGACCAAGGCCTGATACGGATCGAGTATGGCGGGCTGCGCGTCCTGGATCTGGGCGGCCTGCGCCTGTTCCACTCGCCATGA
- a CDS encoding FxDxF family PEP-CTERM protein has product MTSHRISFFATAIALAVASIGSAQAAVFTEDFEGSFPAWESQWFGTQSTGRNYYCSGALNCATRGNNPDGLWLADSTNGSSGPIDVKFNTGFGDSLTSFKLDVAGYTGTTLAAYDKDNALIFSQNLFLTFGAMSDPGVYASYTITSNNGISHFTFSGNAAGNTSIDNLVATTAAVPEPQTYALMLAGLGMFGFMAKRRKV; this is encoded by the coding sequence ATGACATCACATCGCATCTCCTTCTTCGCGACCGCCATTGCACTGGCCGTCGCCAGCATCGGTTCAGCCCAGGCGGCTGTGTTCACCGAAGACTTCGAGGGCAGCTTCCCCGCGTGGGAAAGCCAGTGGTTCGGCACCCAATCGACCGGCCGCAACTACTATTGCAGCGGCGCGCTGAACTGCGCCACGCGCGGCAACAACCCGGATGGCCTGTGGCTGGCGGACAGCACCAACGGCAGCTCGGGCCCCATCGATGTCAAGTTCAACACCGGCTTCGGCGACTCGCTGACCTCGTTCAAGCTGGACGTGGCGGGTTACACCGGCACCACCTTGGCAGCGTATGACAAGGACAATGCGCTGATCTTCAGCCAGAACCTGTTCCTGACCTTTGGCGCCATGTCCGACCCGGGCGTCTACGCAAGCTACACCATCACGTCGAACAACGGCATCAGCCATTTCACGTTCTCGGGCAATGCCGCCGGCAACACCTCGATCGACAACCTGGTGGCGACCACAGCTGCCGTGCCCGAGCCGCAGACCTATGCGCTGATGCTGGCCGGTCTGGGCATGTTCGGCTTCATGGCCAAGCGCCGCAAGGTCTGA